TGCCCGCCCACTACGGCTACCGCCCCCTGAACATCATCACCGGCGGTTCGCCGGTGGCCACCCAGATGCTCCACGCCGCCGGGGCGGCGCTGGCCAGCCGGGTGCGCGGCGAGGACGCGGTCGCCTACACCTCGCTCGGCGAGGGCAGCACCAGCGAGGGCGACTTCCACGAGGCGCTGAACTTCGCCGCGGTCCACCAGCTGCCGATGATCACCGTGGTCGAGAACAACGGCTTCGCGATCAGCGTCCCCTGGTCGAAGCAGGGACACACCAAGGACGTCGCCGACCGCGCCCTGGGCTACGGCATGCCCGGCGTCATCGTCGACGGCCTCGACCCGGTGGCCTCGTACCACGTGATGACCGAGGCGGTGGCGCGGGCCCGGCGCGGTGAGGGTCCCACCCTCATCGAGGCGAAGGTGGCCCGGCTCACCCCCCACAGCTCCGACGACGACGACCGCCCCTACAAGACCCGCGAGGCGGTCGCCGAGGAGAAGGCCCAGGACTGCGTGCTCCGCTTCCGCCGGGTGCTCGAGGAGCGCGGCGTGCTCTCCCCGGGCGACGCCGAGGAGGTCCGCGCCGAGTGCATGCGCGAGGTCGACCGCGCCCAGGAGGAGGCCGAGAACTCGCCGCTGCCGTCCCCCGACTCGCTCCACCTCCACGTCTACGGAGACCAGTGACGATGGCCATCAAGACCTACATCGAGGCGATCCGCGAGGGGATGCGCGACGAGATGCGCCGCGACCCCCGGGTGATCCTCCTGGGCGAGGACGTCGGGGTGAAGGGCGGGGTCTTCAAGGCCACCGAGGGGCTCCACGCCGAGTTCGGCGAGATGCGGGTCATCGACACCCCGCTCGCCGAGTCGGCGATCGTCGGGGTGGCGATCGGCGCCGCCATCAACGGCCTGCGGCCGATCGCCGAGATCCAGTTCCAGGACTTCATCCTGCCCGCCGTCGACCAGATCATCAGCGAGGCGGCGAAGATCCGCTACCGGAGCAACAACGGCTTCAGCGTGCCGATGGTGGTGCGCGCCCCCTTCGGCGGCGGCGTCCACGGCGCCCTGTACCACTCCCAGTCGCTGGAGGCGATGTTCTGCCACATCCCCGGGCTCAAGGTGGTGGTGCCGAGCACCCCGCAGGACGCCAAGGGGCTGCTGCGCGCCGCCATCCGCGACCCCGACCCGGTGCTCTTCTTCGAGCACAAGC
The genomic region above belongs to Candidatus Dormiibacterota bacterium and contains:
- a CDS encoding alpha-ketoacid dehydrogenase subunit beta — its product is MAIKTYIEAIREGMRDEMRRDPRVILLGEDVGVKGGVFKATEGLHAEFGEMRVIDTPLAESAIVGVAIGAAINGLRPIAEIQFQDFILPAVDQIISEAAKIRYRSNNGFSVPMVVRAPFGGGVHGALYHSQSLEAMFCHIPGLKVVVPSTPQDAKGLLRAAIRDPDPVLFFEHKRCYRLIRGEVPDGEYTVPLGRAEVRRQGRDIAIFTYGLMTHFCLEAAESLAADGFDCEVVDLRSLRPLDRATIVASARRCGKVLCVQEANLAVSVMSEVAAIVAEDCFEYLDAPVRRLGGPEVPGVPFSPPLEEAYMVNTAKIEAALRDLAAY
- a CDS encoding thiamine pyrophosphate-dependent dehydrogenase E1 component subunit alpha is translated as MRPETSPGSDLDAELLLTMYRHMVRARVLDERMWVLNRQGRAPFVISCQGHEAAQVGMAMALRPGHDWIAPYYRDLALTLVLGMTPRDHLLALLARAADPNSGGRQMPAHYGYRPLNIITGGSPVATQMLHAAGAALASRVRGEDAVAYTSLGEGSTSEGDFHEALNFAAVHQLPMITVVENNGFAISVPWSKQGHTKDVADRALGYGMPGVIVDGLDPVASYHVMTEAVARARRGEGPTLIEAKVARLTPHSSDDDDRPYKTREAVAEEKAQDCVLRFRRVLEERGVLSPGDAEEVRAECMREVDRAQEEAENSPLPSPDSLHLHVYGDQ